One genomic region from Candidatus Nanosynbacter sp. TM7-074 encodes:
- the truB gene encoding tRNA pseudouridine(55) synthase TruB, translating into MDEIILIDKPQGLTSFGVVARLRRVLSNQAGKKVKVGHTGTLDPFATGLMIIVTGKKCREAETFTKLDKWYEAEIILGKNSSTGDPEGEIVEVSDYKPSLEEVQQVIGQFAGKIEQTPPIFSAIKINGQRAYKLAREGKRVEIPKRTVEIYSLELLSYEYPKLRIKTHVSSGTYIRTLAVDIGDRLNTGAYCENLRRTQIADYSIREAKTLADFGITI; encoded by the coding sequence ATGGATGAAATCATTCTTATCGATAAGCCACAAGGTTTGACTAGCTTTGGGGTGGTGGCGCGCTTACGGCGAGTTTTATCTAATCAGGCGGGTAAGAAAGTGAAAGTTGGCCATACGGGCACGCTTGATCCGTTTGCGACAGGATTAATGATTATTGTGACAGGAAAGAAATGTCGGGAAGCCGAGACGTTTACCAAGCTAGATAAATGGTATGAGGCGGAGATTATCCTGGGTAAAAATAGTTCAACTGGCGATCCTGAGGGCGAAATTGTCGAAGTATCTGATTATAAGCCGAGTTTAGAGGAAGTCCAACAGGTAATCGGTCAGTTTGCGGGGAAAATTGAGCAGACCCCGCCTATTTTTAGTGCAATAAAAATTAACGGTCAGCGAGCTTACAAATTGGCTCGCGAAGGGAAGCGAGTGGAGATTCCGAAGCGCACTGTGGAGATTTATTCGTTGGAATTGTTGTCCTATGAATATCCTAAGTTAAGAATCAAAACTCATGTTTCTAGCGGAACTTACATCCGAACATTAGCGGTGGATATTGGTGATAGATTAAATACGGGTGCGTATTGTGAGAATTTGCGGCG